AGGAGGCGAAGAGCTGTTGAAGAAGACATTCAGACACTGCCGTTGTTGAGGTTGAAGAAGGTTAACTAAAACGTTGTTCGATCTTCACTTGTCCATCAATTTTATTTGTTTCTGATAAAAATCCATAATTTCAAGTAGAATGAAACGAGTAAATGGTTCAATCAAATGATAACTTTCATAGAAGTATAgaacataattttattttattgaaattggGTTGCATGTTtggattttaattaagttttcgTGGTTAAATAAAAGTTATTTAGGGTTTTTTGTATAATTTAAACCACTTACTACATATTAGTTAATCATGGTTAGctaaaataacaaaattaacATCAAAACCTTCATTAATGTCATTGTTGATAAAAAATAGTAATACAAGGTTACCAATGataattcgaattttttttaGCTACTATTGAGAATATGCAATAGTAGAAGGCTACCATTGAGAATTTCCCATAAAACAAAAgggtaaaataaataaataaataaaaatgaccGAAGCAAAGGCACGTAAAGCTGGATCAGTAAGTAAATGaaagattaaaattaaaaaggaaaaatgaaaatttgaagAAAGCACGAAAAAAGTGGCCGatgaaagagagaaagaaaagatcGAAGAAAAGAAGAGAGCAAGGGACACAAATCGCGCTTCACTAGAGTCTAGCACCGGAAGATCTAGCGCCGACAACCACCAAAGGTCACTGGTGAGTGGCCGACCACAATTGCTACCCAATTTTAAAATTAGGTTTTTTGTAATAGTTAGGGGTTTCAATTTAAGGGTTAAAATCCATGCAATCAATTAAGGGCTTTTGCTCGAATTTGCATCATAAAGAACGAGAAATAGCTAATttgaaagggaaaaaaattggACTTCTATATATTTTTAACCCAGTTATCCTCTATCCTGCACCTGTTATCCAAAGGTGCCCTAGGCGCACCACCTTGTGCCTTGGAAAAGGCACCCTGAGGTGCGCGCTTTCTGGAATGAGCTGCGCCTTCACGGATGGATGCGCTATGGCCTGCGCTTGCAGCCTAGGTGTGCCCaagcgctttttaaaactaaggaaAGGATCGGCTGTACTTTTAGAAGTGTTTCTGTTGAGTAATTTGTTGTGGGATATTTGGATAAAGTAACTTTGTTACTGTCTATCATTCTCAGGTCTATGTTCAAGAAATTAAAATTATCATACTAAAATAGATAGAAAATGAGAGCTAATGTGATTGTTAAGTCCACACTTAAGATAAGAGACATTAACTGTGCTAGATTACTGATCAGTAAATCCTTGAACTCCTGGATTGAACTGTCAGTGCACGAGAATGGATCAGGATAAATTACTCCACAAATTGCATTATAACTAGTAGTTTATTTGATGTCCATCTTCGTTGAAGGTTGATAGTGATCGTTCAAAAGTTGTCGGTTACTCAGAAGTCGATTTTTGATTTGTGATATTCCTCCGTACACTTTTAGTTGCAATGTTAAAAATAATATCAGAAGTTAAAATATGGTTATGTGAAATcttattggaaacaacctctttgCAATTttaggggtaaggttgcgtacgtccgactcccataccccgcttcttgcggaaGCCTCTTTGAGGGAAtgggggtaatgataatgatgattaagaaaaaaatagttaatattttgaaaaaatatacaTTGAGACGAATACAATAAGATTTCACATAATCATATTCTGCCTTATGTATAAATCACCAAAGAATATCAATGGGAATAATATCATTGGCAAGCGTGATAAACCGAACATTGCAAATAAAAGTCACAGGAAGAAGTATTAGAAATTGATGCATAAACCCAGTAAACTATTTTAGGCGTAAGTAATACCCATATCAATTATTGCTACTAGTGTTTATTTTAGTTTGACGCTTGCCTCATCTGCACTACGTATGTTGGACCGGTAAGGTAAATGCTCATGGTGGTCAATTGATATTGGCCTTTACCTCATTACGCATACTGATGCCGTCTTAAGATATAAGCCATCCTCTGACTGCCCATCTttcttctgattttttttttttgattctaCAACACGGAGATGCTAAGGAGATCTAATACCAAACTGTTAGTGGAAGTTAAGAGTACCGATTAAGGTAAGGGAAAGGCAAGATTGGGCATGGAAGTTACCATTTCATAACTGGATCAGGTGCTTCATGCTGCAATCAACACTCTGCTATATAACTATGGATTTCCAAACGACACATTTAGAGGGTGTTTGGTTGGGCTTTTTGTAATGAGTTGGAATAGAGTTAGAACCTATTCCTTTCCATATTATTATTTGGTTGAGACATTTTGGTATGAAACCTCATGCCAAGGGGGTTCTAACTCCATCCCATTCCCCTAGAATTGCATACCCACCTTAGCCCTTATGATTCATAATCCATTCAACCCAAGATACAAACCCTAACTCAAAAAAAAGCACCAACACAACAAGGTTGACGGCACCTCACCACTTTGGAGCTAACCACAACGGTCACTGGTCAAACTTTTCTCCTCCTCCAACAACTTAACCGGCGACATACGTGGGTGATGGCTGTTATTTTAGATCGATggaatgtgtttttttttttttgttggctAGATTATTTGGGGTGTTGGTAATTGAATTGTTATGGTGGAATAAAGTGAGATTGAATTTGCGATTTTAACTCGTAGTATTATCCATCTTAGCCTGCAAATGAACTTGTTATTGCAACTTTTTCCTTCACTAATACTCaacagcctttttctttgttaaaGTTAGCCTGACACTcaattttttacttttttttttttgagatattttTTGGCGGTATCTTATTTATGTATATGTTATTATatagatttaattaattttgatttaGAATGTACAAAAAATTAAATCTGTTACGTTTAGTATTCCATTCGGTAAACCAAGTATTATGAATGGAATATAGAATCCATTTCAAGAGTAAACCAAACAACTTCATAgttgaaaattattaggtgtaCCCGGGTACACCGTGCGATCAAGGGTAatttttacggatttttcatgaaatacccccgaattatggcgtaattcaccaaatgcccctcgactttcagaaattcaccaaatgcccctcacaaatgacttaatacccaaaatacccttactaatgacgcgccgttagtcctccgttagcctaatttttaaattcaccaaatacccctattttataacttatttcatataatacccctattctgaaacttaattcaccaaatacacataacttaaaattacccattttgatgctcagcggctagtttttatgtttgaaaattagccgttgcttattgtttgcttataaaaaccccttttctgactatttattgtagtttttctattgttttgttaatttcatatcatttttgtcatgagttttctttcaaaatcatcatccacacccatgaatccacatatgtaagagtcccaaacaatttctaatattatgggaggaaatttccatctgaggctccgatacaacactcagtaagtttcaattatgatccaataagttcaggcctcatccagtaaagacaatgcactttagctgagcaaaaggccaaaaaaccccattttcaaagggatcttatgtaagtgaagctgaagtaattcaatctaaagctaacaccttaattttcttattgtccgaatggtaaagaaactaagaaatcaagttcaataacacatatatttttatcacaacctcgatttcaacttggattcatgatgtgaaaatcttgagtttggaggcaaatctttgtgccaagattcatgttttttcactggttcatgagctttggaacataccttagtttcattttttttttcttgtttcctcaaatccaaaaatagacatttgtccataaatctgaccatgtcaataggacctagctcaaaagaaaagtgggaaaacctttatgcctcgactgtaaggttgagagaaagttaggagattgaagaaagatgtttggaggcagtagagacaggagacaaaagggagttaacgttaaatatgtggcatggaagcaatagaagccgaggtagctggaacatatgcgttagaataaaattaataagagctttatttttaatctgtttgcatatgttaaagatatttcccatattgaaaaaggaataccttccgattgcatggtaaatataattaattggtcacataaagaataaggtacaaaagaagtagctattttcttgaagagttgcgacgttttgaggtgtttttaggagtgttttatgttttagtgttgtaccggagcttcagattgagtgttgtatcagatattcggatgtcaaattttctcccatgataacaaaatttatttgggactcttacatatgtggactcattgggtgtggatgatgattttgaaagaaaactcatgacaaaaatgatatgaaattaacaaaataataggaaaactacaataaaccgtcagaaaaagagtatttataagcaaacaataagcaacggctaattttcaaacacaaaaactagccgttgagcatcaaaatgagtaattttaagttattggtatttggtgaattaagtttctgaataagggtatttggtgaaataagtattaaaataggggtatttggtgaatttgaaaattaggttaacggaggactaacggcgcatcattagtaagggtattttgggtattaagtcatttgtgaggggcatttggtgaatttctgaaagtcgaggggcatttggtgaattacgccaaaattcgggggtatttcatgaaaaatccgtaatttTTATGTCTTGGGTAAGTCCATCTCACATTTTCTCAGCACCATGTAAGGGGAAAATGTGAGAGAGTGCACCTAATATGTTCTATTTCTTAGTGGTATGAAAATTTGAATCCATTTCCCCATGGTATGAGAATTTGAATCCATACCCCCATGGTATGAGGTTCCGTACCATTCCGAACCAAACGTTCCCTTAGGGTTTACTGGGTTATGGATTTGTGGTCATCTGGTGTTAGGCATTTCTACCACCAAAAGATTTGGCCAAATTTATGTGTCTACTGAGCCAGGCAAGATGATCTTAAAACAGAGTCACATGTATTAGTAAATATTTTGCCTAAATTGTTGTAATCAACAAAGAAAAATGGAAGAAAATGTATGTGGTGCAGAATTTGGCACACGGGGGAAATTGGCTCTTTTGTTTAATCATTACGATGGTTGACATGACACAACAACAAAAACCATGCTACTGGTGGTCCAATTTGTATGGAGTAGTTAAATTGAGAGGGGCCGATTCCGAATTATTTGGGGGTTGTTAGTGTATTTAACAGTAGTTGATTCAGCATTTATTattaaactattttttttttggtgaaaatttattattaaacTATTAGTAGTCTCTGAATATTCCACTCAGATCCTTTTCTTCATTTGCAAaagaaaaattcaaaatataagGGTCCGACGTCCGTATTTATTTGTTTTGGCAGGATAGATTGATTAGGTTACATAACGCCATAACGGGTCAATTTGGATATTACATATCCGATGTCCCTCattgttgattgttgattgGTGATGGTGAATCCCGTCTTTGTACGGGAATCATCCTGAAATTGTCGGTGATGAATCAACAATCACATGTTTCACAGAGAAGTCCTTTTTGTGGTATCAGAATGTCCACTAAATTATTTTAGGCCTATGGAATCTTCCAATTATTGCTGCTACTCCGTACTATTTAATCTGGGTTTGATGCTTGCCTGAAGTTTCATTCTTGTTAAGTTGCTGCTGCCTGCTGAAAATGgctcctccttcttcttcttcaactaCGGGTTCTGGTAATGGTTCTAGTTTTGCAGTCAATATAATGGCGTCGTTCTACATTTCCCCACAACAACCTTCCACCACAAATTCACATTCTATCCCTCTCACTTTCTTTGACATTCCTTGGCTTCAATATCCTCCGCTCCAACCTCTCTTCTTCTTTCAACTTCCATCTACACCccaatcttcttcttcttcttcttcttcttcttcttcttctttcgaCCACAACTTGTACTTGGAGTTTAGCTCCACCATCCTCCCTAGGCTCAAACACTCCCTCGCTTCTGCCTTGCAATATTACTTTCCCTTTTCTGGAAAACTCACCACTACTACCCATACTATCCCGAATAACCTAGTTTTCTCGACAGACTCATCAGATTCTGTTGAGTTGACTGTTTCTCTGTGTGATGCTGATTTTAATGGTCTATGCAGCTTTCTACCCAGGTCTACTCATCTCTTCCAACAATTGGTTCCCTCCTTGCCAAATATTGAATCCTCCAACCTCACTACATTCCCTGCACCTTTATTAGCTATTCAGATCACATTCTTTCCCACCTCTTCTCCTGGTTTCTCTATTGGCTTTGCTTCTCATCCTGTGCTTTCTGATCAGAGGACCTTCAGTAACTTCCTTTACTCTTGGGCCTCTTTCTCCAAGTTTGATAATCTAAACATTTCACTTGCCCCTTCCTTCCCTGTCTCTGACAGGTCTGTCATTCTCGACCCTGATAGACTTGAGCCCCTTCTGTTGGAGCAGTGGTTGGGATTGGAGTCCAAACCAACCATGTCAACAAAGATGAAGCTACGTCCTCCTCCTGCTTATGTCCGTGGCTCGCTCCGGTCCACATTCGTCATGGGCCCATCTGATATTGCTAATGCTACACAATGGTTACAAACCCAGTGTGAGAAGCTCAACAGATCATATCCTGTTCTCTTGTCACCCTACGTCGTCACTTGTGCCTTTATATGGACCTGTTTTCTGAGAGCCCGAGTCCAGAACAGTGCTGTTACTAAAGCCAAAGCAAAAGGCACCATGTACTTTGGATTTATTGCTGGTGGTATTACCCGTTTACCCTATCGGGTACCTGCTAAGTATCTTGGCAACTGTGTCGGGTTTGGACGGGCAGCAGCGCAGAGGGAGGAGCTACTGAAGGAAGGTGAGGGGATGTTGGCAGCTGCTGATGCAATTGGGCTAACCATTAAAAAGTTGGATAAAGATGTTTTAGGAGGAGCTGAGAAATGGATATATGAATGGCAGACATTAATGGAATCCGAAGATCATATTCATGTGGTTGGGTCGCCCAAGGTGAACCTTTATGAGACGGATTTTTGGTGGGGGAAACCGAAGAAGATAGAGGAAATTTCAACTGATGTTACCAGAGCCATCTCTCTTACACAGAGCAGGGacatgaaaaggggaattgaaatTGGCCTCACTTTACCAAACTCCATTATGGATGACTTCTCCTCTATCTTCACTCAAGGCCTCcttgtttttcaaaattagtcatttttttgcttctgtacccttttcattttcaacttgTGGCGTTGCACGTTTTCCATTGTCCACCATAGTTTACTGCacttttttaataataatactatGGAGTACTTCGTAAGATAAAGTGGGACGCGTGATGCAAACCCCTACCACTCTACAAGTTAATTAATTCAAATGACAATTACTAATACATTATTATAGGAGTATTTCATGTTAAGCACGACATTACCAAGAAAGCAACAACTAATGTTTCAAAGCTGGTAACTAGCAGGTAATGACAATTACTAATACATTATTATAAAATCGTGGATAATTAGTTTAAATGATAATTACTAATACATTATTGTGTTGATTACGTAGTGCTCATATtttaacaaaacaaacaatAACAATCAGGAGCACACGTCTCTCCTCGGTTTGGTTAGACTCTTCTTAAAATACAAACTCTTAATTAAGACCTAAGTACAATATATACTGTAAGACGGATGTAAAGTAAATTcgaaatgtttaaaagttaaccTGCTATAATGTAAAAGTCAAAgtatttattttttgtgatatttttatgtttaataaaAGCAATGGCGTATTCGGGGGGACAAGGGGTACAGTTGCACCCCCATTCCCCGGAATCGCCaacagaaaaaagaaaaaaaaaaaaaaaaaaaaaaggaaaaaaagagaaataactaaaaaaaaaattggcaaaatgaATCAAGTACAAATGTTTGTCTCAGTGGCAAGGAGAGACAAACTTTATGTTTTAAGCGTTGGTTAGCGTTTGTGGGAGGGATCAGAAGTTGATTCCATATAATTGCATTTTTGTCcaaatttgttttctttttgctttaCTGGTACCTTGACCTTTATGGAATTGTAGAGTATTATTTGTACTTTTATTTTCATGTTAATCGTTCCTTTGCCTACATGAGTGCACTtctattgattttatttgtgaattttatttttgttataaaTTACAAAATTCTAGGTCGGCTAATTTATAAAATAAGATACTTCGTATTTAAATTTTGTTGATTACTTGATTTAGTACATAAAGTTACTATGGTCTATGACTCTATGGGATATTATTATCATGGACATGGTTATTTCGTAGCCTATATAGAAAATGTACAGCGAATAACTTGTAAAATTGTTCGTAAAAAGTGTAATCATTAACTATCTAATGATACAATACACTAAAGTGTTTCAACATAATAATCTGGTTATTTAATCCAAAAAATGGACCATAACAAAAACGAATAATATTTCGTTTTACAACCGTAGGCATCATTATCGAAAAGTTGAGTACATCCATGACTAATACAGTGATGGATGAATTTCTGATATATAAAATTTGGCGCCAAAATTtcgatttaaattaaatttgtccCGAAAAAGTCTTGGTTATGATTTTACTAAAAGTTGTACTGCATTCGTTATTAATTCCGCACCCCCATCTCAAAGTTCCTAGATCCGCCACTGAATAATAGGTATCCCTTTAAAAGTGCTCATAATATTTGAGCGTTAGAATTCCTTCTCATCAAACATTCATCCATTAACTATCTATTTAATAGGCAATAATAAATGGTGAAATAAGAATAAAGATAAGGCaaagaaaaataacaaaatgATGTCTTCCGTTGCCTTATACGACTGAGAGTTCGAGCCATATTCTTTCTTCCAAGCATTTTATCATAACTGAATGCATGCGTATATATACACGCAGTAGTTGCTTAAACAAAAGGCTGAATGGCCGTAAATTACTACGGAGTAACTTTTTTTCTCATAAATGTGGTTAGAGTTATATTGTTTTGCAGAGTAGATACTGATTGACGGACTTACTACCGACACATCCGTCATAAATATGCATCAAAAGATAGTGTGTTAATCGTGTCAATGCTCGGGAGCGCACAGGATAATAGCCGCTATTGGTGGAAATTTCAATAGCGAGGGCATTATCATCCTTTCGTGTGGTGGCAGTAAGGGCAATTTGGTGACTTCACATGGAATGGAACAGGGTGTTGACTTCGCATTCCGTTGACTCCGTTATCccgtttcattttgaatttcaCGAATTTGGTTTACTTGTTTCGTTCTTCTTTCTCCTCTTTCATTACTCTGCAGATCtacttcttctcttccttcgttctcctctttctctctcaccaTTCTTCGTTTATTGTTCCACAATCATAAAAAAAGTATGTAATTTAATTAATGATGTTGACTTTTATGCTGTTTAGGTATAATGTAATGATTTTAATGTTGATTTTGGTATAAAAGTTGTTCCGGGTCTCGAAAATGTCTCTTAATTGCCGCTTAATTGGGTGAAATTGTAGTTTACACTTGTTCCTAGTCGGTTTTTGATACCCTACAATTGATTTTTGATATGAACCCTAAGATCGAATACCCAAAAAGTCAATTTCAGATATGAACCCTAAAATCGAGGAATTTAAAGTTTACAATTTTGGATACAATTTTCGAGAGTTAATTAAGGATTAAATTGTGGAAACAAACTTTACATGTGAATaatggagttaattaaggattaGTGGTGGGAAGTAACTTTCCATGCGAATTATTGATTTAATTAAGAGTTAATGGTGGAAAGTAACTTACTTAGTTACTTTGCATATTTTTGGATGTTGGACCTCCAACAATGGgttattgaattttgaatattgtctTAATTATAAGGTTTTGTCTGGAATTTGTTGGTGCTAGGTTTCTGTGTTGAGATGAGGTCCACTATGAAGAGGTCATTCAATCCACAAGAAGAGGTGGGAAGTAGAAAAAAAATAGGGGGTGAGGATCACAATTGTACTTGACAATTGGGGGGTGAGTTGAATTTAGTTTCAGATAATGCATACAGTGGGTCATgttctttgttgttgttgttgttgttgttgttgttgttgttgtgttgatttcaaagttttGTGAGGTCTGCAGGGAGAAACCTAACTTGAAAGTTGGTATGAAGAAGAAACAGAAGGCTAAAGTAAGCCACTGTTCGGAGGAGGAGTCATACAGCTGCTCATCTGATAAAGACAATGACAATTAGTCAATTGAACAAGATCTCAAACAATTGCTTAGAAGGATGAAAGGAAAGAGTAAAAGGCACAAAAAGGGAGGAAATGCATGAGCATTTACGCAAGAGGAAGAAG
This sequence is a window from Spinacia oleracea cultivar Varoflay chromosome 1, BTI_SOV_V1, whole genome shotgun sequence. Protein-coding genes within it:
- the LOC110800010 gene encoding malonyl-CoA:anthocyanidin 5-O-glucoside-6''-O-malonyltransferase, which translates into the protein MAPPSSSSTTGSGNGSSFAVNIMASFYISPQQPSTTNSHSIPLTFFDIPWLQYPPLQPLFFFQLPSTPQSSSSSSSSSSSSFDHNLYLEFSSTILPRLKHSLASALQYYFPFSGKLTTTTHTIPNNLVFSTDSSDSVELTVSLCDADFNGLCSFLPRSTHLFQQLVPSLPNIESSNLTTFPAPLLAIQITFFPTSSPGFSIGFASHPVLSDQRTFSNFLYSWASFSKFDNLNISLAPSFPVSDRSVILDPDRLEPLLLEQWLGLESKPTMSTKMKLRPPPAYVRGSLRSTFVMGPSDIANATQWLQTQCEKLNRSYPVLLSPYVVTCAFIWTCFLRARVQNSAVTKAKAKGTMYFGFIAGGITRLPYRVPAKYLGNCVGFGRAAAQREELLKEGEGMLAAADAIGLTIKKLDKDVLGGAEKWIYEWQTLMESEDHIHVVGSPKVNLYETDFWWGKPKKIEEISTDVTRAISLTQSRDMKRGIEIGLTLPNSIMDDFSSIFTQGLLVFQN